A stretch of the Microtus ochrogaster isolate Prairie Vole_2 linkage group LG2, MicOch1.0, whole genome shotgun sequence genome encodes the following:
- the Rpl31 gene encoding 60S ribosomal protein L31, whose translation MAPAKKGGEKKKGRSAINEVVTREYTINIHKRIHGVGFKKRAPRALKEIRKFAMKEMGTPDVRIDTRLNKAVWAKGIRNVPYRIRVRLSRKRNEDEDSPNKLYTLVTYVPVTTFKNLQTVNVDEN comes from the exons ATGGCTCCCGCAAAGAAGGGTGGCGAGAAGAAGAAGGGCCGTTCTGCCATCAACGAGGTGGTGACCCGAGAATACACCATCAACATTCACAAGCGCATCCATGGCGT GGGCTTCAAGAAGCGTGCTCCTAGGGCACTCAAAGAAATCCGGAAATTTGCCATGAAGGAGATGGGTACTCCAGATGTGCGGATTGATACCAGGCTCAATAAAGCCGTCTGGGCCAAAGGAATAAG gAATGTTCCATATCGTATCCGGGTACGTTTGTCCAGAAAACGTAATGAGGATGAGGACTCACCAAACAAACTCTACACATTGGTAACTTACGTGCCTGTTACCACATTCAAAA ATCTACAGACAGTCAATGTGGATGAGAACTAA